From the Neobacillus sp. PS3-34 genome, the window TTTTTAAATTGAAAAAAGAATAATTTGGAATAGTAAATTGTTAAAATTACGGCTGAATTTGTTTAATGAAAGGGGAAAAGACTTGATGACTGAATTTACTTCTAAACATTTTACACTTGAGAAAATAAGTAAAGGTATTTATGCAGCAATCGCAAAAGATGGTAGTGGATCAGTTGGGAATGCGGGATTTATAGATTTAGGTGGAACAACAATTATTTTTGATACTTTTAACACTCAACAAGCAGCAGAAGATTTAAGAAATTTAGCCGAAAACATTACAAATCAACCTGTTTCTTGGGTTATCAATAGTCATTGGCATGGTGACCATATTAGAGGTAATCAGGTATTTAAAAAATGTAATATATTATCTAGTCAAACAACTCTTCAAAAAATGAAGGAAAATCATCCACAAAGAATTGCCAAACAAAAAGAAGATATAACAGGTTTAAACAATTATATTGAATCACTAATTGAACAAAGGAAAAGCTCCACTGACATAAATTTAGACAATAAAATTAATTTTCTAAGAGAGATAGCAATTTCGCTGCCCACCCTAGAATTAGTTTTACCACAATACGCTTTTAACACAGAATTTACTATTTATGGAACAAAACGTACTGCTATACTGATGGCACTTGGGGGAGGTCACTCATATTGTGATTCTATTCTTTATATACCTGAAGATGAAATTATCTTTATGGCTGACCTTTTATTTGTCAAGACTCACCCATCATTTTTCCCCGAGTCTAATCTAATACATTGGGAAAGTATTTTAAACAAAGTTAAGAGCTTTGAGATACAAAAAGCAATCCCTGGACATGGACCAATTGGAACAAAAGAGGATATTACAAAGTTAATTAACTACATAAAAGAATTAAAGATTATTTCAAATGAAAACAATAATCTAGATGAAGTTCCAATTCCTGATAAATATAAAGAGTGGGCATCCCCTGAATTGTTTATTCAGAATTTAAAAATTTTAAAGAATCCTAACTAGCTTGGTGACCCATAACAAAGAGATATAACAAACTCGATCCTTATTAAACTAACAGAGTCGATTCTTTAACAAGGCATCGCTTTTTCCTAATTTAATTGGCAAATCAGATTGTGAAGAATTCTACTTAAAGTAACGGCTGCTTTACTGGAATAAACCATTAATAAAATTAAAACGCTCAGAGCTGACTCTGAGCGTTTTTGCGTACTATTTTCGAGTGGGGAAATGTATACTATTTCCCTCTCTAATTTCAGTGCAGCAATTTTGTACTTTAAAACAAAACTGATTAGCCCAATGCGTCCAGTTTCTAACCTATTGTTATGCTGCCATCCTTTTTTCCTCTGCTGTGTTCTTCTGAATCAGGAAGGATGTTAGTAATGCAAAGATACTTCCGATAAAACCATACAGGAACAAATGGTGTATTCCTTGCATGAAATTGGTCCCGTTTGTTAAGAGGGCTCCCATGATGGTGACTCCAATCGCTGTGCCCATATTACGACAGAACATGAAGAAGGAGGTGGATATTCCTCTTTCGTGGCCGCCAACTAGCTGTTGAACGCCAATCATGCCGACAGTGGTAAGCAGGCCGAATGCCAATCCCTGAACGATCATGACAAGAAATACAAACCAAAAACCATGGCTTGGATTAAGCTGGGTTAATAATGCACCCGTGAAAAATAATAAAATATTCCCGATGATTAACAGAATACGGTATCCATATTTCAGAATCCATTTCCCTGCAGGTACAGCGGCAGCCATCCAGCCAATCGCGGTGCCAAGTAAGGCCACTCCACTCATAAATAGTGACAGTCCGGCAATATTTTGCAGGAATAGTGGGACAAAGCTGGCTGTACCGAATAATGCGGTCGTTCCGATAAAAGCATTGATGTTAATCCGTGAAATCATCTTGTTTTTAAACATGGAAAGCGGAACGATAGGCGACGCTTGTTTTTTCTCGAAAAAGTAAAAAACAACGAGAAAGACGGCTCCAACAATAAAGAAGAGTATCTTATTGTCCTTAACGATCGTATCTAATAGAAGGAACGTAACACCGACAGCGAATAAAATCGCTCCGATATAATCGACCTTCGCTTTTTTGGGCTGATAATTTTCCTTATATGGAAGCAGGGTGAAAAACGAGACTAAGCATATTGGCAAGTTGACAAAGAAAATCCATCTCCAAGTCATATACTCAACGAAAAAGGAGCCGAGCAATGGAGCGAGGACGGCTGATAAGCCCCACATCGCGGTAAATAACGCTTGGATTCTTCCCCTTTTTTCAACTGAAAACAAATCCCCGGCGATAATCGCAGGGAACGGCATCATGAATCCTGCTCCAATTCCCTGAACAGCACGGAAAATGACTAATTGGACCATTGACGCGGACAATCCGCAAAGAAGGGATCCTATTAAAAATAATAAAATACCAAATCCAAATACTTTTTTCCTCCCGAACAAATCGGATAATCTGCCTGCCACAGGTGAGAGGATCGTGCTGGCAATCATATAGGACGCAAACGACCATGCATACAAGTCGAATCTGCCCAGTTCTTTTGCGATAATCGGCATGGTTGTATTCATGATTGTCGCATCCATTGACGCTACCAGCATGGCAAGAACAATACTAATCATTACGGTCGTTCTGCTATTCATTTATAATTCTCCTTTTATATAGGTTGTTTACTATTTTTGCTTTCATTAAATAGGTAGAAACCCCACATAGGAAAGCTTTGTTTTGGCTGTTTTTCGTAATTGGAAAATCTCGAACTTGAAGAATATTAAAGCAAATAGACTCTACTGTCAAGAGTTGGATTTCGTGCCCAAAGGTGACAGGCACCTCCCAGAAAATTGGGAGGTGCCTGTCACTCGGTTTGTTAGGAAAAAGTTAACAATTATTCAGAAAGACAGAATTAGCAGAAGAATCTTCCGTTTCTAAATTTTATATTATATAATGTTCGAGGGGACTATATGTCACGAATTACAAGTTTAAGATAAATAGATTACTATTTTCCTTGCTTGTAATAAAAGTGCCATAGATTGCTCTGTCAATAAGAGCCTTCACTCTAAAGTGGCCATATAAATGGATCGTCTTTGGAGGATCGTGGGATTCTTAAAATTTTAAGAAAAGGACAGGTGTTAAACCGAATGAAGAAAAATAGTTTCGGTATTATCAGCAAGTTAACTGCAGCAGCCTTACTGGTTGGTACAATTGCTTCACCTATTGGATCATTCCAAGCGAAAGCAGCAACTACAGATAGCACGGTAAAACTTCGCTTCCTTGAAACAACAGATCTCCACGATAACGTAATGGATTACGATTACTTCAAAGATGCACCCACGATTGATTATGGTTTAGACCGGACAGCACAGCTCATCCATCAAGCGAGAACAGAACTAGCAAATCCTGAAAACTCTATGTTGTTTGATGCTGGGGATTTACTGCAAGGAAATCCAATGGCGGATTACGTTGCAAGGGTTAAAGGATTAACGGCAACTGATGTCCATCCAATGTTTAAAGCTATGTCTATCTTAAAATATGATGCTGGTATTCCAGGAAACCATGAATTTAACTATGGTTTAGATTTCCTTAATACTGCATTGAAAAATGTTCCTTACAATTTTGTAAATGCGAATATCTATAAAGACGATAAAGATAATGATTCTACAAACGACCAAAATTACTTCACACCTTACAAAATCATCGATAAAGTCGTAAAAGATGAAAATGGTGTGGACCAAACGATTAAAGTCGGCGTCATCGGCTTTGCTCCTCCACAAATCATGCAGTGGGATTATGATAATCTGCATGGAAAAGTTATCGCGAAAGATATGGTAGAAACAGCTAAAAAATTCATCCCTAAGATGAAAGAAGAAGGCGCAGACATAATCGTTGCGATCGCTCACTCTGGCTGTGACGTTGCACAAGCCGATCAGCAGGACGCAGAAAATGCGGTTTATGCTTTGACGAAAGTTCCAGGCGTTGATGCTCTTCTTTTTGGACATGCGCACGTGAACTTCCCTGGTGATGCACAATTTAACAACAATAGCACAATCGATAACGTAAATGGACATATCAACAATGTTCCTGCCATGGAAGCGGGCTTCTGGGGAAATAATCTTGGTGTTATGGACCTTGAGCTTCAAAAAACAGATGGCAAGTGGACGGTAACTAGCTCTAAAGCTGCTCTTAAACCGCTTGTTACAAAAGATGCAAACGGAAATAAAGTTTCAACAGTTGACGGTCCTGACCAGGAAATCGTTGACGCTGTAAAAGAAACTCACCTAGGTACACTTGACTATGTACGTGGAAAAATTGGTACAACATCTGCACCTTTGTACAGCTTTTTTGCACAGGTACAAGATGACCCTACGATCCAAATCGTTAACAATGCCCAAACAGATTATGTGAAAAAATGGATTGAAACAAAGAGCCCTGAATTGAAAGGTATTCCGGTTTTATCAGCCGGCGCACCGTTTAAAGCGGGTGGAAGAAGTGGCGTATCTTACTATACAAATATCCCTGCCGGCGAACTGTCTATCAAGAGTGCCAATGATTTATATTTGTATCCAAACACGCTGAGAGCAGTAGAAGTAACAGGTGCTACTGTTAAAGAATGGTTGGAAATGTCTGCTGGACAATTTAATACAGTGGATACGACTAAAACAGACGCTCAAAATATCGTTGATGATACATTCCCTTCCTTCAATTTTGATGTGATCGATGGAGTGAAATATCAAATTGATATCACGCAAAAACCTAGATATGACAAAAATGGTGTTGTCATTAACCCTGATTCTCACCGAATTGTGAATTTAACAATGCCTGATGGAACACCAGTTAAAGATGATCAGCAGTTTATTGTTGCAACGAATAACTACCGTGCAGGCGGTGGCGGTAACTTCCCTGGCCTTAAAGGCGGAATCGGCAAGGTAGTCATCAGTTCTCCTGATGAAAGCCGCCAGGTATTAATCGACTATATCGCTAAACAAGGAACAGTAAATCCTTCAGCTGATAATAACTGGAGCTTCCTGCCTGTTAAGGGCGATGCAAAGCTTGTCTTTAATTCATCACCTGATGCAAAGCCATATGCAGAATCATCAAAAAATATTAAAGACCTTGGAGCAAATCCAGATGGTTCTGGTTTTGAGCAATATTCATTAGATACCACTGTTGTACCAGCACCAGTGCCGACACCAACACCCGTACCGACTCCAACTCCTAAGCCAGCTGGCCCGGTATTCTGGAAAGGTACAGTATTAAAGCCAGGACAAACTGGTATGATCACAGTTATCAAGCCAATCAACCTTTGGAAGCGTGTAGGCCACAAACTTGTTCCAGTACGTGTCCTTAACCCAGGACAAGTATTCCGCGTTTACAACTTTGACGGGGAACATGGTGGTCAATACGGAGTTGGTGGAGGATTATTCATCACGAACATCAAGTCCCTCATCAAGTATGAAACACCTTCAAAAGCAAAGCTTCAACAAGCTAACGGCAAATAAGGAAATAGAGAAGGAGGCGCAAAATTGCGCCTCCTTTTTTGTTAACTTGTAGGTGAAGCGTAAAACTGTTCTTCATAAGCGGTGTCATGGCCAAAAACCCATCAAAAAAGATACCCAAAGGGGCGATGAAGACCAAAAGCCCTGCGTCGAGAGCTGGAAATGGTCTTCATAAGGTGGATGAGGACCGAAACCCCTTCTGGAAATGCCAGAAACGGTCGTCATAAGCGGTGTCATGGCCAAAAACCCATCAAAAAAGATACCTAAAGGGGCGATGAAGACCAAAAGTTCTGCGTCGAGAGCTGGAAACGGTCTTCATAAACGGGATGAAGACCAAAATGCCCCTGTAGAAGCGGAAAACTGTTCTTCATACCTTGTATGAAATATTTCCGTGAATGAAGTAGTGGGAAATTTACAAATGTACTAGTGGATTTAACTTGTAATTTGTTGGCGTGGACCCCAAAGTGATTCCATTTATGAAAGGATGGGATTTTTGCGTTGCAAAAACCAATTTCCACGCCAAGCAGGTTGTAATTCTAACTGCTAATCTGAAAAACACCTTAAAACGGAACCATTTATGAATCCAAAGCATGCCATTAAAGTTTTAGCGGAAAATATGAACTTGGTTCCAGTGGACGCCGCCATCTGTTGTGGTATACATCACACTTGTTTTTACATTTTCAGTTGTGATCCACCAGCCATGATTCGCATCTGCTATTGCCAGATAAGTGTCACCGTATCCATCAAACGCGACTTTGCTGTTCACCCATGTTGTACCTGCATCTTTCGTCCATCCGATGGAATTAGGATGATCGCAAGCAGGGCAGGATCCACCCATGAAAGCTACCTTTGGATTTACCACATATAGAGGTCCGGGTTTCGAACCTTTATTGGAATGTCCATTATGATACTCTGTGCTGAATCCAGGTGCTGGCCCTCCGCCTGCCGTTGAATTGGCGATGACTGTCTTCCACGACTTTCCTCCATCGGCGGTATGGAATAGGGAGTAGGAGGTTTGCGTCATTCCGGTGCCTCCAATTAGTTCGACCCAGCTATCATTTGTTCCAGCCGAGCGGATCAAGCTGCCAGCCAGAGGTTCGATAAGCTTTTTGGTCATGACAGTGCTCCACGATTTCCCTCCATCAAGTGTTCTTTTTACATACATTACTTTATTGCTTTGAATTACTGCCCAACCGTTTTTTGCATCGTGAAAA encodes:
- a CDS encoding MBL fold metallo-hydrolase codes for the protein MTEFTSKHFTLEKISKGIYAAIAKDGSGSVGNAGFIDLGGTTIIFDTFNTQQAAEDLRNLAENITNQPVSWVINSHWHGDHIRGNQVFKKCNILSSQTTLQKMKENHPQRIAKQKEDITGLNNYIESLIEQRKSSTDINLDNKINFLREIAISLPTLELVLPQYAFNTEFTIYGTKRTAILMALGGGHSYCDSILYIPEDEIIFMADLLFVKTHPSFFPESNLIHWESILNKVKSFEIQKAIPGHGPIGTKEDITKLINYIKELKIISNENNNLDEVPIPDKYKEWASPELFIQNLKILKNPN
- a CDS encoding MFS transporter, with amino-acid sequence MNSRTTVMISIVLAMLVASMDATIMNTTMPIIAKELGRFDLYAWSFASYMIASTILSPVAGRLSDLFGRKKVFGFGILLFLIGSLLCGLSASMVQLVIFRAVQGIGAGFMMPFPAIIAGDLFSVEKRGRIQALFTAMWGLSAVLAPLLGSFFVEYMTWRWIFFVNLPICLVSFFTLLPYKENYQPKKAKVDYIGAILFAVGVTFLLLDTIVKDNKILFFIVGAVFLVVFYFFEKKQASPIVPLSMFKNKMISRININAFIGTTALFGTASFVPLFLQNIAGLSLFMSGVALLGTAIGWMAAAVPAGKWILKYGYRILLIIGNILLFFTGALLTQLNPSHGFWFVFLVMIVQGLAFGLLTTVGMIGVQQLVGGHERGISTSFFMFCRNMGTAIGVTIMGALLTNGTNFMQGIHHLFLYGFIGSIFALLTSFLIQKNTAEEKRMAA
- a CDS encoding bifunctional 2',3'-cyclic-nucleotide 2'-phosphodiesterase/3'-nucleotidase; its protein translation is MKKNSFGIISKLTAAALLVGTIASPIGSFQAKAATTDSTVKLRFLETTDLHDNVMDYDYFKDAPTIDYGLDRTAQLIHQARTELANPENSMLFDAGDLLQGNPMADYVARVKGLTATDVHPMFKAMSILKYDAGIPGNHEFNYGLDFLNTALKNVPYNFVNANIYKDDKDNDSTNDQNYFTPYKIIDKVVKDENGVDQTIKVGVIGFAPPQIMQWDYDNLHGKVIAKDMVETAKKFIPKMKEEGADIIVAIAHSGCDVAQADQQDAENAVYALTKVPGVDALLFGHAHVNFPGDAQFNNNSTIDNVNGHINNVPAMEAGFWGNNLGVMDLELQKTDGKWTVTSSKAALKPLVTKDANGNKVSTVDGPDQEIVDAVKETHLGTLDYVRGKIGTTSAPLYSFFAQVQDDPTIQIVNNAQTDYVKKWIETKSPELKGIPVLSAGAPFKAGGRSGVSYYTNIPAGELSIKSANDLYLYPNTLRAVEVTGATVKEWLEMSAGQFNTVDTTKTDAQNIVDDTFPSFNFDVIDGVKYQIDITQKPRYDKNGVVINPDSHRIVNLTMPDGTPVKDDQQFIVATNNYRAGGGGNFPGLKGGIGKVVISSPDESRQVLIDYIAKQGTVNPSADNNWSFLPVKGDAKLVFNSSPDAKPYAESSKNIKDLGANPDGSGFEQYSLDTTVVPAPVPTPTPVPTPTPKPAGPVFWKGTVLKPGQTGMITVIKPINLWKRVGHKLVPVRVLNPGQVFRVYNFDGEHGGQYGVGGGLFITNIKSLIKYETPSKAKLQQANGK